A stretch of Henckelia pumila isolate YLH828 chromosome 4, ASM3356847v2, whole genome shotgun sequence DNA encodes these proteins:
- the LOC140861776 gene encoding uncharacterized protein, producing MNRRVSYSDAIATPYTSHMQHIAVHGIQENPAMDVFPGQTNNLPAGPAISSYILSEDDRDVPRILTQNHSLSQAYPDARPGINSISRYHRKEIGYEDKPQLLTFEGLERRFQDEIFNLIKEQADAEDAENTRHKEKLIEINNKYQEKLSSLRAQQASRRKEFLGKELEERLLQYQQAETGNPLITNAPNDPHRYAGTYHSARAGHLDSYRERAPFPRWSQGAEGRVPYPRGRDYEQTGTRY from the exons ATGAATAGGAGGGTGTCATATTCTGATGCAATTGCAACTCCATATACTTCTCATATGCAGCATATAGCTGTGCATGGCATACAAGAAAATCCTGCGATGGATGTTTTTCCTGGTCAGACTAACAACTTACCTGCAGGACCAGCAATAAGTTCTTATATTTTGTCTGAGGATGATAGAGATGTACCAAGAATACTGACACAAAATCATTCGCTGAGTCAAGCATACCCTGATGCAA GACCAggaatcaattcaatttcacGTTACCACAG AAAAGAAATTGGTTACGAGGATAAACCCCAGCTTTTAACTTTTGAAGGCCTGGAAAGAAGATTTCAAGATGAAATATTCAATCTAATAAAGGAACAAGCCGATGCAGAAGATGCTGAAAATACTAGGCACAAAGAG AAGCTGATCGAGATTAATAACAAGTACCAAGAGAAACTATCTTCACTTCGTGCACAACAAGCTAGTAGAAGAAAAGAGTTTCTTGGCAAGGAATTAGAGGAAAGACTACTACAGTACCAACAAGCTGAGACTGGCAACCCTTTGATCACAAATGCTCCAAACGATCCCCACAGATACGCTGGAACTTATCATAGTGCACGCGCTGGTCATTTGGACTCTTACAGAGAGAGGGCACCATTTCCTAGGTGGAGCCAGGGTGCTGAAGGAAGGGTACCATACCCTCGGGGACGAGACTATGAACAAACGGGTACTCGGTACTAG
- the LOC140864176 gene encoding uncharacterized protein, giving the protein MVVKMMKWRASSKKFVANITVHRLKGLKSWPQLQDSPRFSVEIKWKGSKGNALTSLRRRSVRRNFTREEEEEDDDGVVEWNEEFQSVCNLSVCKDGVFHPWELSFTVFNGSKQDANNKAPIFATASLNLADFASTAAKDGSELNVPLAICGDSVCSIACLSLSIFLLELKNLEETVEPTSRSVFSFPRSPCYGEVISHDKEELPDLKTGPKKANTFNMIFAQRGKRTGQEEEVSDGRSSILSEDAELTFPFETESSDDSDEIESEEVKDVSFVRKSFSYGTLAYANHAGVSKYSNTSSSEDEDWIYFSHRSSDVGQVYSGDSDASKPDKSPPHGFKNRLLPWRKRKLSFRSPKVKGEPLLKNYYGEGGDDIDFDRRQLGSSDETAFQKQKTGEDSVADQPSSSVFGDDNFAVGVWEDKEIVSRDGLKKLKTQVFFASIDQRSERAAGESACTALVAVIADWLQSNHDEMPIKSQLDNLIREGSLEWRNLCENETYRERFPDKHFDLETVLEAEVRPLSVVPEKSFVGFFHPDGLEDKGFDFLQGAMSFDSIWDEICACASKNDPSDKDPILYIISWNDHFFVLKIERQCCYIIDTLGERLFEGCNQAFILKFDKDTTIHQIEKEAPKSDEKSEKDDDASRNDEEKEEEEASSVLCMGKDSCKEYIKSFLAAIPIRELEDDLKKGLVESTRIHHRLQIEFHFTRCLPVHKTESPAMLSLAPTESDES; this is encoded by the exons ATGgtggtgaagatgatgaagtggAGGGCCTCGTCCAAGAAATTCGTGGCCAATATTACGGTTCATCGACTCAAAGGCCTCAAATCATGGCCACAACTCCAAGATTCTCCAAGATTTTCGGTGGAAATAAAGTGGAAAGGTTCGAAGGGAAATGCTTTGACTTCATTGAGAAGAAGAAGCGTGAGGAGGAATTTCAcgagagaagaagaagaagaagatgatgatggggTTGTTGAGTGGAATGAGGAGTTTCAAAGTGTTTGCAATTTGTCTGTTTGCAAGGATGGTGTCTTTCATCCATGGGAGCTTTCGTTTACTGTTTTCAAT GGTTCAAAACAGGATGCAAATAACAAGGCCCCTATTTTCGCCACTGCATCTTTAAACCTTGCAGACTTTGCCTCCACAGCTGCAAAAGATGGCAGTGAACTTAACGTTCCTCTGGCGATATGCGGCGACTCTGTTTGCAGTATCGCATGTCTTTCA CTATCAATTTTCCTTCTAGAATTGAAGAATCTGGAGGAAACTGTGGAACCGACCTCGAGATCAGTGTTTTCCTTTCCTCGATCCCCTTGCTATGGAGAGGTCATTTCACATGACAAAGAGGAGCTACCTGATCTTAAGACGGGTCCAAAAAAAGCTAACACCTTTAACATGATTTTCGCGCAAAGAGGTAAAAGGACTGGTCAGGAAGAGGAAGTAAGTGATGGGAGGAGCTCAATACTAAGCGAGGATGCCGAGCTTACCTTCCCATTTGAAACTGAGTCATCCGATGACTCTGATGAAATTGAGTCCGAGGAAGTGAAGGATGTCTCTTTTGTCCGAAAATCGTTCAGTTACGGAACGTTGGCCTATGCAAACCATGCTGGTGTTTCGAAATACTCGAACACAAGCAGCAGTGAGGATGAGGACTGGATCTACTTTAGCCATCGGAGTTCAGACGTGGGGCAAGTATATTCCGGGGATTCTGATGCATCAAAGCCAGATAAGTCGCCACCACATGGTTTCAAGAACAGGCTTCTACCCTGGAGGAAAAGGAAGTTGAGCTTCAGATCCCCTAAAGTTAAAGGAGAGCCATTGTTGAAAAACTATTACGGAGAGGGAGGagatgatattgattttgatcgtcGACAACTTGGCTCGTCGGATGAAACCGCGTTTCAG AAGCAAAAAACTGGAGAAGATTCAGTTGCGGATCAGCCATCTTCGTCTGTGTTTGGAGATGACAATTTTGCTGTTGGTGTGTGGGAGGATAAGGAGATCGTTAGCCGCGACGGACTGAAGAAGTTGAAAACTCAAGTTTTCTTTGCTTCCATAGACCAGAGGAGCGAACGAGCAGCAGGTGAAAGTGCATGCACAGCACTTGTAGCAGTGATCGCCGACTGGTTACAGTCCAACCACGACGAAATGCCAATCAAATCCCAACTCGACAACCTGATCCGTGAAGGTTCGCTCGAGTGGAGGAACCTCTGTGAGAACGAGACTTATCGAGAAAGGTTTCCCGACAAGCATTTCGACCTCGAGACAGTCCTCGAGGCTGAAGTTCGCCCACTTTCCGTCGTACCGGAAAAATCCTTCGTCGGGTTTTTCCACCCGGATGGACTAGAGGACAAAGGGTTCGATTTCCTCCAAGGGGCAATGTCATTTGACAGCATATGGGATGAGATATGCGCTTGTGCCTCAAAAAACGACCCTTCCGACAAAGACCCCATACTGTATATCATCAGCTGGAACGACCATTTCTTTGTACTGAAGATTGAACGCCAGTGTTGCTACATAATCGACACTCTGGGCGAGAGACTTTTCGAGGGCTGCAACCAAGCCTTCATCTTGAAGTTTGATAAAGACACAACTATACATCAGATTGAAAAGGAGGCCCCAAAATCAGATGAAAAATCCGAAAAAGACGATGATGCTTCAAGAAATGACGAGGAAAAGGAGGAAGAAGAAGCATCATCGGTGTTATGTATGGGTAAAGATTCGTGCAAGGAGTACATCAAGAGCTTCTTGGCTGCTATCCCGATTAGGGAGCTGGAAGATGATCTGAAAAAGGGATTGGTTGAATCGACGAGAATTCATCACCGGCTGCAAATCGAATTCCATTTCACCAGGTGCTTGCCAGTACATAAAACAGAATCACCAGCAATGTTATCATTAGCACCAactgaatctgatgaatcataA
- the LOC140862163 gene encoding uncharacterized protein isoform X1, protein MATSSEDGVSAAAYSGGGAGGKFRKKPFRRAHLPATPYDRPLTARISNPSNGGTNNPGLFAKLVVEPASKLISYGAHRFFSSVFRKRLPPPPPPPPPPPPQAPEVDCHLSDELQVAVSDCDVLKSGGGTSSLPLCSSADDGISELEQLLRQKTFSRSEINHLTGLLLSRAAVEFSPSVDANRSGGGAPDFEHQPFARSPPEEHMQDGNRSLRVMSSPILNSRVIEDDMASPTELAKAYMGGRPSKISPSTLSNLGTRNQIRREDAGLPFNVPFASKSPNMSLNMTTSVGHGDPKSGFITPKSRGRSAIYNMARTPYSRIHPFSIKKEIGPTNNYYGGLSIPSSSSSLVDQNEKNEAKSMTLKRRSSFLDDDPGSVGPMRRLRQKPNLLASKILVIAHGVESGSDLALVSSKQKIPFAAEQKNGVSKIAGQNVDGSIPSASYARVSSKSTEVAARILQHLEKSTPKEKSSESKLATVREKSTFRLTPSMLRGQALRSMEDVDSSKLLLAVQDDHKLEDRSDVSLSHDRDSTLERPGKVENGHKDPLIVSAVLNSAVNNGFVESSSIPGPSLTADSAVKNSVAERPQTKRAFRMSAQEDFLVLDDDEHCNGLATRPLAEGRELPDAHTLGNKCSNNEEPKLVKAISQSDVKLPVALSKTTESSNPSTPIIETGNDGISLSSAERENVAIQSDVLSQSVTSFKEANGTNDSVPLFRLGSQTVDNTHPLRSVSVSVKPESKSDNSISFMDAVSTANGSKMGTPESDQGVYLNPSKTRDANGKPQIVPFASNGPLISEAAAVSFTTTSHDSNQISTAISSPLTSSTSMTSFSSIGTISNTTSSTSIASFGLTGFGNSTTSNDNNFVSNADGSVFKFGASVDPSSTLLAASTTSVSEVSEQKTKAEKELNPGSSSGIHSAVTSFVATNSGSSPLGPSTSISPSTINFQGSLPATANKSSVAEFGLVSQSTSIPISSSVSLPSLNMNGSISLSTSLSHPQFNPNQSLGFSTSASSSETGIVKSGSGPTSSVGKFGASSILSGDSAVSLNAPATPGIFGFGLSSSSTSASAVGSTNGVTPPVVSYGGNSVATSVTNNASTSSLGTSGIFNFVASSSASTSVVSNIFGSTWESSKPLAFSSTFTTSSPSGVFSFGASASTTAPANATSTVFNSQSGPSTSHIFPFSTSSTTPANATSTVFNSQSGPSTSPIFPFSTSSPAFSLPSVSPNQPIFGNRPPSFTASPSGGDQMNAEDSMAEDPVQSSAPSIPIFGQPTISPSPPGFMFGSAAPPLSNPFQFSGQQNQMAPSPFQASGSLEFNNGGSFSLGSGGGDKSNRKFVKVNRNKNRKK, encoded by the exons ATGGCGACGTCCAGTGAAGACGGAGTCTCGGCCGCCGCATACAGCGGCGGTGGAGCAGGAGGTAAGTTCCGAAAGAAGCCCTTCCGCAGAGCGCACCTCCCGGCGACGCCGTATGATCGACCGCTCACTGCTCGAATCAGCAATCCTAGCAATGGTGGCACTAACAACCCTGGCTTGTTCGCGAAGCTCGTGGTGGAGCCTGCCTCCAAGCTTATATCCTATGGGGCCCACCGCTTTTTCTCCTCTGTATTTCGCAAACGCCTACCTCCgcctccgccgccgccgccgccgccgccgccgcagGCACCAG AGGTAGATTGTCATTTGAGCGATGAGCTTCAGGTGGCAGTTTCTGAT TGCGATGTGCTAAAGTCCGGAGGTGGTACTAGCAGCCTGCCATTGTGTAGTTCAGCTGATGATGGAATCTCTGAGCTCGAGCAATTGCTAAGGCAGAAGACTTTTAGCAG GTCTGAGATCAATCATCTGACTGGACTATTGTTATCAAGGGCTGCCGTAGAATTTTCACCCAGTGTTGATGCCAATAGAAGTGGAGGAGGAGCACCAGATTTTGAACATCAACCATTTGCAAGAAGTCCACCAGAAGAACATATGCAGGACGGGAATAGATCGCTTAGAGTTATGTCTTCTCCTATTCTAAATTCAAGA GTCATTGAGGATGATATGGCGTCTCCAACTGAACTTGCAAAAGCTTACATGGGCGGTAGACCTTCTAAAATATCCCCATCAACATTATCAAACTTAGGGACTCGCAATCAAATTCGTAGAGAAGATGCAGGATTGCCTTTTAATGTACCTTTTGCTTCAAAATCTCCCAACATGTCATTGAATATGACAACTTCTGTTGGCCATGGTGATCCAAAAAGTGGTTTTATAACTCCAAAATCTCGAGGCAGATCGGCGATTTACAACATGGCGCGTACCCCATATTCTAGAATTCATCCGTTTTCCATTAAAAAG GAAATTGGGCCGACCAACAATTACTATGGCGGACTGTCAATACCCTCATCATCTTCTTCTCTAGTCGACCAAAACGAAAAAAATGAGGCCAAGTCAATG ACCTTGAAACGCAGGAGTTCTTTCTTAGATGATGATCCTGGGTCTGTTGGTCCCATGCGGAGACTCAGGCAGAAGCCTAATCTATTAGCTTCTAAAATTCTTGTGATTGCACATGGAGTGGAAAGTGGTTCTGATCTTGCACTGGTGTCTTCAAAGCAAAAGATTCCTTTTGCTGCTGAACAGAAAAATGGGGTCTCAAAAATTGCTGGGCAGAATGTGGATGGCAGCATTCCAAGTGCCAGTTATGCTCGTGTCTCGTCCAAATCCACTGAGGTTGCTGCAAGAATTTTGCAGCATCTTGAAAAGTCGACTCCGAAGGAAAAGTCATCTGAATCCAAGCTGGCTACTGTGCGGGAGAAATCCACTTTTAGATTGACACCAAGTATGCTTCGTGGACAAGCTCTCAGGAGCATGGAGGATGTGGATTCTTCGAAATTGCTGCTGGCTGTTCAAGATGATCACAAGTTGGAGGATAGGTCTGATGTCTCTTTATCTCATGACCGAGATTCTACTCTTGAAAGGCCCGGGAAGGTTGAAAATGGTCATAAAGATCCTTTAATAGTCTCTGCCGTGTTGAATTCTGCAGTGAATAATGGATTTGTTGAATCCTCTTCAATTCCTGGCCCCAGTTTAACTGCTGATTCTGCTGTAAAAAATAGTGTAGCTGAACGTCCTCAAACTAAGAGAGCATTTAGGATGAGTGCGCAAGAG GATTTTTTGGTGCTGGATGATGATGAACACTGTAACGGGCTTGCAACTAGACCTTTGGCAGAAGGGAGAGAACTGCCTGATGCACATACTCTCGGAAACAAATGCTCTAATAATGAAGAGCCCAAACTTGTGAAAGCTATTAGTCAATCGGATGTGAAGTTACCTGTTGCATTGAGCAAAACAACCGAAAGCAGTAATCCTAGCACTCCTATCATTGAAACAGGAAATGATGGCATTTCTCTCTCTTCTGCAGAGAGAGAAAATGTAGCAATCCAATCAGATGTTCTTTCTCAGTCAGTCACTTCGTTCAAAGAGGCAAATGGAACTAATGATTCAGTTCCCTTGTTCAGACTGGGCTCTCAAACTGTTGATAATACTCATCCGTTGCGCTCTGTATCAGTCAGTGTGAAGCCGGAGTCTAAGTCAGATAACTCCATCAG CTTCATGGATGCTGTTTCTACTGCTAATGGCTCTAAGATGGGAACACCCGAGTCTGATCAAGGTGTATACCTGAATCCTTCAAAGACCAGAGATGCAAATGGAAAGCCTCAGATTGTGCCATTTGCATCAAATGGGCCCCTTATTTCTGAGGCTGCAGCAGTGTCATTTACCACAACTTCTCATGATTCAAATCAGATATCGACAGCTATCTCTAGTCCTTTAACCTCTTCAACCAGCATGACAAGCTTTAGCTCGATTGGGACCATCTCCAACACTACCTCTTCAACCAGCATTGCAAGCTTTGGCTTAACTGGCTTTGGCAATAGCACCACTTCCAATGACAATAATTTTGTGTCAAATGCAGATGGATCTGTTTTCAAATTTGGTGCCTCTGTGGATCCATCCAGTACGTTACTTGCAGCGTCAACTACTTCTGTCTCAGAAGTATCTGAGCAAAAGACCAAAGCTGAGAAAGAACTAAATCCTGGCAGCTCGAGTGGAATACATTCAGCTGTTACATCATTTGTGGCTACAAACTCTGGAAGTAGCCCTTTGGGGCCAAGTACTTCCATCAGTCCATCCACAATTAATTTTCAAGGTTCTCTTCCTGCAACTGCCAATAAATCTTCAGTGGCTGAGTTTGGACTTGTCTCGCAGAGTACATCCATTCCAATCAGTTCGTCTGTATCATTACCATCCCTTAACATGAACGGCAGCATATCTTTGAGCACTTCCCTGTCCCATCCCCAGTTTAATCCAAACCAAAGTTTGGGCTTTAGTACCTCAGCTTCCTCCTCAGAAACCGGCATAGTTAAATCTGGCAGTGGACCAACATCAAGTGTTGGCAAATTTGGTGCAAGCTCCATTTTATCAGGTGACAGTGCAGTCAGCTTGAACGCCCCTGCTACCCCTGGCATATTTGGTTTTGGTTTAAGTTCCTCCTCTACTTCAGCCAGTGCAGTTGGCTCGACAAATGGTGTCACTCCCCCAGTAGTCAGTTATGGTGGTAATTCTGTGGCGACATCAGTAACTAACAATGCTAGCACTTCGAGCCTTGGCACATCTggtatatttaattttgttgCTAGCTCTTCAGCTTCCACATCAGTAGTTTCAAACATATTTGGTTCTACTTGGGAAAGTTCGAAGCCTTTGGCCTTTAGTTCAACATTTACTACTTCCTCTCCGTCCGGTGTATTTTCCTTTGGCGCATCGGCCTCTACCACTGCTCcggcaaatgctacatccacaGTTTTTAATTCACAATCTGGTCCCTCAACCAGTCACATTTTTCCATTTTCGACATCTTCTACCACTCctgcaaatgctacatccacaGTTTTTAATTCACAGTCTGGTCCCTCAACCAGCCCCATTTTTCCATTTTCGACATCTTCTCCCGCATTTTCTTTACCCTCTGTATCCCCTAACCAGCCAATATTTGGTAACAGACCACCTAGTTTTACAGCGTCTCCAAGTGGCGGTGACCAAATGAATGCTGAAGACAGCATGGCTGAGGATCCAGTGCAATCCTCTGCACCTTCTATTCCTATATTTGGTCAGCCAACTATTTCTCCTTCCCCTCCTGGCTTTATGTTTGGATCAGCAGCTCCACCCTTGTCAAATCCTTTCCAATTTAGCGGCCAACAAAATCAAATGGCTCCGTCTCCCTTTCAGGCTTCAGGTAGCCTAGAATTCAATAACGGTGGTAGTTTCTCATTGGGGAGTGGTGGTGGTGACAAATCAAACCGAAAGTTTGTCAAGGTAAATAGAAATAAGAACCGGAAGAAGTGA
- the LOC140862163 gene encoding uncharacterized protein isoform X2 has product MATSSEDGVSAAAYSGGGAGGKFRKKPFRRAHLPATPYDRPLTARISNPSNGGTNNPGLFAKLVVEPASKLISYGAHRFFSSVFRKRLPPPPPPPPPPPPQAPEVDCHLSDELQVAVSDSGGGTSSLPLCSSADDGISELEQLLRQKTFSRSEINHLTGLLLSRAAVEFSPSVDANRSGGGAPDFEHQPFARSPPEEHMQDGNRSLRVMSSPILNSRVIEDDMASPTELAKAYMGGRPSKISPSTLSNLGTRNQIRREDAGLPFNVPFASKSPNMSLNMTTSVGHGDPKSGFITPKSRGRSAIYNMARTPYSRIHPFSIKKEIGPTNNYYGGLSIPSSSSSLVDQNEKNEAKSMTLKRRSSFLDDDPGSVGPMRRLRQKPNLLASKILVIAHGVESGSDLALVSSKQKIPFAAEQKNGVSKIAGQNVDGSIPSASYARVSSKSTEVAARILQHLEKSTPKEKSSESKLATVREKSTFRLTPSMLRGQALRSMEDVDSSKLLLAVQDDHKLEDRSDVSLSHDRDSTLERPGKVENGHKDPLIVSAVLNSAVNNGFVESSSIPGPSLTADSAVKNSVAERPQTKRAFRMSAQEDFLVLDDDEHCNGLATRPLAEGRELPDAHTLGNKCSNNEEPKLVKAISQSDVKLPVALSKTTESSNPSTPIIETGNDGISLSSAERENVAIQSDVLSQSVTSFKEANGTNDSVPLFRLGSQTVDNTHPLRSVSVSVKPESKSDNSISFMDAVSTANGSKMGTPESDQGVYLNPSKTRDANGKPQIVPFASNGPLISEAAAVSFTTTSHDSNQISTAISSPLTSSTSMTSFSSIGTISNTTSSTSIASFGLTGFGNSTTSNDNNFVSNADGSVFKFGASVDPSSTLLAASTTSVSEVSEQKTKAEKELNPGSSSGIHSAVTSFVATNSGSSPLGPSTSISPSTINFQGSLPATANKSSVAEFGLVSQSTSIPISSSVSLPSLNMNGSISLSTSLSHPQFNPNQSLGFSTSASSSETGIVKSGSGPTSSVGKFGASSILSGDSAVSLNAPATPGIFGFGLSSSSTSASAVGSTNGVTPPVVSYGGNSVATSVTNNASTSSLGTSGIFNFVASSSASTSVVSNIFGSTWESSKPLAFSSTFTTSSPSGVFSFGASASTTAPANATSTVFNSQSGPSTSHIFPFSTSSTTPANATSTVFNSQSGPSTSPIFPFSTSSPAFSLPSVSPNQPIFGNRPPSFTASPSGGDQMNAEDSMAEDPVQSSAPSIPIFGQPTISPSPPGFMFGSAAPPLSNPFQFSGQQNQMAPSPFQASGSLEFNNGGSFSLGSGGGDKSNRKFVKVNRNKNRKK; this is encoded by the exons ATGGCGACGTCCAGTGAAGACGGAGTCTCGGCCGCCGCATACAGCGGCGGTGGAGCAGGAGGTAAGTTCCGAAAGAAGCCCTTCCGCAGAGCGCACCTCCCGGCGACGCCGTATGATCGACCGCTCACTGCTCGAATCAGCAATCCTAGCAATGGTGGCACTAACAACCCTGGCTTGTTCGCGAAGCTCGTGGTGGAGCCTGCCTCCAAGCTTATATCCTATGGGGCCCACCGCTTTTTCTCCTCTGTATTTCGCAAACGCCTACCTCCgcctccgccgccgccgccgccgccgccgccgcagGCACCAG AGGTAGATTGTCATTTGAGCGATGAGCTTCAGGTGGCAGTTTCTGAT TCCGGAGGTGGTACTAGCAGCCTGCCATTGTGTAGTTCAGCTGATGATGGAATCTCTGAGCTCGAGCAATTGCTAAGGCAGAAGACTTTTAGCAG GTCTGAGATCAATCATCTGACTGGACTATTGTTATCAAGGGCTGCCGTAGAATTTTCACCCAGTGTTGATGCCAATAGAAGTGGAGGAGGAGCACCAGATTTTGAACATCAACCATTTGCAAGAAGTCCACCAGAAGAACATATGCAGGACGGGAATAGATCGCTTAGAGTTATGTCTTCTCCTATTCTAAATTCAAGA GTCATTGAGGATGATATGGCGTCTCCAACTGAACTTGCAAAAGCTTACATGGGCGGTAGACCTTCTAAAATATCCCCATCAACATTATCAAACTTAGGGACTCGCAATCAAATTCGTAGAGAAGATGCAGGATTGCCTTTTAATGTACCTTTTGCTTCAAAATCTCCCAACATGTCATTGAATATGACAACTTCTGTTGGCCATGGTGATCCAAAAAGTGGTTTTATAACTCCAAAATCTCGAGGCAGATCGGCGATTTACAACATGGCGCGTACCCCATATTCTAGAATTCATCCGTTTTCCATTAAAAAG GAAATTGGGCCGACCAACAATTACTATGGCGGACTGTCAATACCCTCATCATCTTCTTCTCTAGTCGACCAAAACGAAAAAAATGAGGCCAAGTCAATG ACCTTGAAACGCAGGAGTTCTTTCTTAGATGATGATCCTGGGTCTGTTGGTCCCATGCGGAGACTCAGGCAGAAGCCTAATCTATTAGCTTCTAAAATTCTTGTGATTGCACATGGAGTGGAAAGTGGTTCTGATCTTGCACTGGTGTCTTCAAAGCAAAAGATTCCTTTTGCTGCTGAACAGAAAAATGGGGTCTCAAAAATTGCTGGGCAGAATGTGGATGGCAGCATTCCAAGTGCCAGTTATGCTCGTGTCTCGTCCAAATCCACTGAGGTTGCTGCAAGAATTTTGCAGCATCTTGAAAAGTCGACTCCGAAGGAAAAGTCATCTGAATCCAAGCTGGCTACTGTGCGGGAGAAATCCACTTTTAGATTGACACCAAGTATGCTTCGTGGACAAGCTCTCAGGAGCATGGAGGATGTGGATTCTTCGAAATTGCTGCTGGCTGTTCAAGATGATCACAAGTTGGAGGATAGGTCTGATGTCTCTTTATCTCATGACCGAGATTCTACTCTTGAAAGGCCCGGGAAGGTTGAAAATGGTCATAAAGATCCTTTAATAGTCTCTGCCGTGTTGAATTCTGCAGTGAATAATGGATTTGTTGAATCCTCTTCAATTCCTGGCCCCAGTTTAACTGCTGATTCTGCTGTAAAAAATAGTGTAGCTGAACGTCCTCAAACTAAGAGAGCATTTAGGATGAGTGCGCAAGAG GATTTTTTGGTGCTGGATGATGATGAACACTGTAACGGGCTTGCAACTAGACCTTTGGCAGAAGGGAGAGAACTGCCTGATGCACATACTCTCGGAAACAAATGCTCTAATAATGAAGAGCCCAAACTTGTGAAAGCTATTAGTCAATCGGATGTGAAGTTACCTGTTGCATTGAGCAAAACAACCGAAAGCAGTAATCCTAGCACTCCTATCATTGAAACAGGAAATGATGGCATTTCTCTCTCTTCTGCAGAGAGAGAAAATGTAGCAATCCAATCAGATGTTCTTTCTCAGTCAGTCACTTCGTTCAAAGAGGCAAATGGAACTAATGATTCAGTTCCCTTGTTCAGACTGGGCTCTCAAACTGTTGATAATACTCATCCGTTGCGCTCTGTATCAGTCAGTGTGAAGCCGGAGTCTAAGTCAGATAACTCCATCAG CTTCATGGATGCTGTTTCTACTGCTAATGGCTCTAAGATGGGAACACCCGAGTCTGATCAAGGTGTATACCTGAATCCTTCAAAGACCAGAGATGCAAATGGAAAGCCTCAGATTGTGCCATTTGCATCAAATGGGCCCCTTATTTCTGAGGCTGCAGCAGTGTCATTTACCACAACTTCTCATGATTCAAATCAGATATCGACAGCTATCTCTAGTCCTTTAACCTCTTCAACCAGCATGACAAGCTTTAGCTCGATTGGGACCATCTCCAACACTACCTCTTCAACCAGCATTGCAAGCTTTGGCTTAACTGGCTTTGGCAATAGCACCACTTCCAATGACAATAATTTTGTGTCAAATGCAGATGGATCTGTTTTCAAATTTGGTGCCTCTGTGGATCCATCCAGTACGTTACTTGCAGCGTCAACTACTTCTGTCTCAGAAGTATCTGAGCAAAAGACCAAAGCTGAGAAAGAACTAAATCCTGGCAGCTCGAGTGGAATACATTCAGCTGTTACATCATTTGTGGCTACAAACTCTGGAAGTAGCCCTTTGGGGCCAAGTACTTCCATCAGTCCATCCACAATTAATTTTCAAGGTTCTCTTCCTGCAACTGCCAATAAATCTTCAGTGGCTGAGTTTGGACTTGTCTCGCAGAGTACATCCATTCCAATCAGTTCGTCTGTATCATTACCATCCCTTAACATGAACGGCAGCATATCTTTGAGCACTTCCCTGTCCCATCCCCAGTTTAATCCAAACCAAAGTTTGGGCTTTAGTACCTCAGCTTCCTCCTCAGAAACCGGCATAGTTAAATCTGGCAGTGGACCAACATCAAGTGTTGGCAAATTTGGTGCAAGCTCCATTTTATCAGGTGACAGTGCAGTCAGCTTGAACGCCCCTGCTACCCCTGGCATATTTGGTTTTGGTTTAAGTTCCTCCTCTACTTCAGCCAGTGCAGTTGGCTCGACAAATGGTGTCACTCCCCCAGTAGTCAGTTATGGTGGTAATTCTGTGGCGACATCAGTAACTAACAATGCTAGCACTTCGAGCCTTGGCACATCTggtatatttaattttgttgCTAGCTCTTCAGCTTCCACATCAGTAGTTTCAAACATATTTGGTTCTACTTGGGAAAGTTCGAAGCCTTTGGCCTTTAGTTCAACATTTACTACTTCCTCTCCGTCCGGTGTATTTTCCTTTGGCGCATCGGCCTCTACCACTGCTCcggcaaatgctacatccacaGTTTTTAATTCACAATCTGGTCCCTCAACCAGTCACATTTTTCCATTTTCGACATCTTCTACCACTCctgcaaatgctacatccacaGTTTTTAATTCACAGTCTGGTCCCTCAACCAGCCCCATTTTTCCATTTTCGACATCTTCTCCCGCATTTTCTTTACCCTCTGTATCCCCTAACCAGCCAATATTTGGTAACAGACCACCTAGTTTTACAGCGTCTCCAAGTGGCGGTGACCAAATGAATGCTGAAGACAGCATGGCTGAGGATCCAGTGCAATCCTCTGCACCTTCTATTCCTATATTTGGTCAGCCAACTATTTCTCCTTCCCCTCCTGGCTTTATGTTTGGATCAGCAGCTCCACCCTTGTCAAATCCTTTCCAATTTAGCGGCCAACAAAATCAAATGGCTCCGTCTCCCTTTCAGGCTTCAGGTAGCCTAGAATTCAATAACGGTGGTAGTTTCTCATTGGGGAGTGGTGGTGGTGACAAATCAAACCGAAAGTTTGTCAAGGTAAATAGAAATAAGAACCGGAAGAAGTGA